From a region of the Actinomycetota bacterium genome:
- a CDS encoding ParB/RepB/Spo0J family partition protein, with amino-acid sequence MTQAKGGLGRGLSALLPQEVRVPAGDGMRAPADAWSRSADEPRIATGPQLREIRVQDIQPNPRQPRQAIDDEALEELAASIRSVGLLQPIIVRRAGHGYELVAGERRWRASQRAGLEVIPAVVRDTEDEHLLRDALIENLQRVDLNPLEEAAAYRGLVDDFGATHEEIAARVGKSRAAVTNSLRLLGLAPEVQQRLASGTLSAAHGRAIAALADHGAQARAAVRVAAEQMSVRQTEEMVRAMAGSGQARLSERARARRDTPSAAREAGILEAEMLLSDILGTRVVVESGRARSRVVIEYADFADLDRIVRIIEGEREH; translated from the coding sequence ATGACGCAAGCTAAGGGCGGACTCGGACGCGGACTTTCGGCGTTGCTTCCCCAGGAAGTTCGTGTTCCCGCCGGCGACGGGATGCGCGCGCCCGCCGATGCCTGGAGTCGCAGTGCCGATGAGCCGCGCATTGCCACCGGGCCGCAGTTGCGCGAGATCCGCGTGCAGGACATCCAGCCGAACCCGCGTCAGCCGCGGCAGGCGATCGACGACGAGGCCCTGGAAGAACTGGCCGCGTCGATTCGGTCGGTCGGGTTGTTGCAGCCGATCATTGTGCGGCGCGCGGGCCATGGGTACGAACTGGTGGCGGGCGAGCGACGGTGGCGCGCGTCGCAGCGCGCCGGGCTCGAGGTAATCCCCGCGGTTGTGCGCGACACCGAAGACGAGCATTTGCTGCGGGATGCGCTGATCGAGAACCTGCAGCGCGTCGATTTAAATCCGCTGGAAGAGGCTGCGGCATACCGAGGTCTCGTCGACGACTTCGGCGCGACACACGAAGAGATCGCCGCGCGCGTCGGCAAGAGTCGCGCGGCGGTGACCAACTCGTTGCGACTACTGGGGCTTGCTCCCGAAGTGCAGCAGCGCCTCGCTTCGGGCACGCTCTCGGCCGCGCACGGCCGCGCGATCGCTGCGTTGGCCGATCACGGGGCGCAAGCGCGCGCCGCCGTGCGTGTGGCCGCCGAACAGATGAGCGTGCGCCAAACCGAGGAGATGGTGCGCGCGATGGCCGGCAGCGGACAGGCGCGACTGAGCGAGCGAGCTCGGGCACGCCGAGACACGCCGTCAGCGGCGCGCGAGGCGGGGATTTTGGAGGCGGAAATGCTGCTCTCCGATATCCTTGGGACGCGAGTCGTGGTGGAGTCCGGGCGCGCGCGCAGCCGTGTGGTTATCGAGTACGCGGACTTCGCCGATCTGGATCGCATCGTGCGGATCATCGAAGGGGAGCGCGAACACTAG
- a CDS encoding ParA family protein: MLSLTNQKGGVGKTTTAVNLGACLAEAGASVLLVDLDPQGNASTGVGVDRGAVTCGTYEVLAGTPIEKAILDTETPGLRIVPSTIDLAGAEVELVSAFAREMKLRQGLETVRDDYDFVLIDSPPSLGLLTINALAACDHVLVPIQCEYYALEGLGQLMRTLDLVREGLNPDLGVGGVAMTMFDARTKLAEQVVAEVRAHFGPKVFNTIIPRSVRLSEAPGYGKPIIAYDSGSRAATAYRDLAAEVRKRWPGSTKGSESA, translated from the coding sequence GTGCTCTCGCTGACGAACCAAAAGGGTGGCGTCGGCAAGACGACTACCGCGGTGAACCTCGGAGCATGTCTGGCTGAGGCCGGGGCGTCCGTCTTGCTGGTAGATCTGGATCCGCAAGGCAATGCCTCCACGGGCGTTGGCGTTGATCGGGGCGCGGTAACGTGTGGGACCTACGAAGTCCTGGCAGGAACTCCCATAGAAAAGGCGATCCTCGACACCGAGACCCCGGGGCTGCGCATCGTTCCGTCTACCATCGACTTGGCCGGCGCCGAGGTCGAGCTGGTGAGCGCGTTTGCTCGGGAGATGAAGCTTCGCCAAGGACTCGAGACGGTGCGCGACGACTACGACTTCGTGCTCATCGACTCGCCGCCCTCTCTAGGCTTACTGACCATCAACGCGCTGGCTGCGTGCGACCACGTGCTGGTTCCGATCCAGTGCGAGTACTACGCCCTGGAGGGCCTGGGTCAACTGATGCGCACGCTTGACCTGGTGCGGGAGGGGCTGAACCCGGATCTGGGAGTGGGAGGCGTGGCGATGACGATGTTTGACGCGCGCACCAAGCTCGCCGAGCAGGTCGTTGCAGAGGTGCGCGCGCACTTCGGGCCAAAAGTCTTCAACACGATCATTCCGCGAAGCGTTCGGCTGTCGGAGGCTCCGGGCTACGGCAAGCCGATCATTGCCTACGACTCCGGGTCGCGCGCGGCAACGGCATACCGTGACCTGGCCGCCGAGGTGCGAAAGCGTTGGCCGGGATCCACCAAGGGGAGTGAGAGCGCATGA
- a CDS encoding aminotransferase class I/II-fold pyridoxal phosphate-dependent enzyme, which translates to MEFRRIDRLPPYVFNVVNELKAAARRDGEDIIDLGMGNPDLATPARVVDKLTEAAHNPRNHRYSMSRGIPKLRRAITDWYGHRYGVDLDPDTEALATMGAKEAISHMAWTLVGPGDTCLVPEPTYPIHTFSVALAGADVHSVPLGPEQDFFANMLEAYERTWPRPRMVITSFPHNPTTTCVDLSFFERLVEFAREHQLMVVHDFAYADLAFDGYEPPSFLQAAGARDVGVEIFSMSKSFSMAGWRIAFVLGNPEMVAALTRLKSYLDYGVFQPIQIAAIIALNECEPETKAYRDVYRGRRDVLIDGLERAGWKVPSPQATMFVWAEIPEPHREAGSLEFAKFLIKEAKVAVSPGIGFGREGDRFVRFALVENEHRIRQATRGIRKALGA; encoded by the coding sequence GTGGAATTCCGTCGGATCGACCGGCTGCCTCCCTACGTCTTCAACGTCGTCAACGAACTCAAGGCTGCGGCCCGTCGCGACGGTGAAGACATCATCGATCTGGGGATGGGCAACCCCGACCTAGCAACGCCCGCGCGCGTGGTCGACAAGCTGACCGAGGCGGCGCACAACCCGCGCAACCACCGCTACTCGATGAGCCGGGGAATTCCCAAGCTCCGGCGCGCGATCACCGATTGGTACGGACACCGCTACGGGGTCGATCTGGATCCCGACACCGAAGCCCTGGCAACCATGGGTGCCAAGGAAGCGATCAGCCACATGGCCTGGACCTTGGTCGGCCCCGGGGACACTTGCTTGGTTCCCGAGCCGACGTATCCAATCCACACGTTCTCGGTCGCGCTGGCCGGCGCCGATGTGCACAGCGTTCCGCTGGGTCCCGAACAGGACTTCTTCGCCAACATGCTCGAGGCGTACGAGCGGACGTGGCCGCGCCCGCGGATGGTGATCACGAGTTTCCCGCACAACCCGACGACGACCTGCGTGGATCTGTCGTTCTTCGAGCGGCTGGTCGAGTTCGCGCGCGAGCATCAGCTTATGGTCGTGCACGACTTTGCCTACGCAGACCTCGCATTCGACGGGTACGAACCGCCGAGCTTCTTGCAGGCTGCAGGCGCGCGCGACGTCGGTGTGGAGATATTCTCGATGTCGAAGTCGTTCTCGATGGCCGGATGGCGGATCGCCTTCGTGCTCGGCAATCCCGAGATGGTCGCAGCGCTCACCAGGCTGAAGAGTTATTTGGACTACGGCGTCTTTCAGCCGATCCAGATCGCGGCGATCATTGCACTCAACGAGTGCGAACCCGAGACCAAGGCCTACCGCGACGTGTACCGCGGACGGCGCGACGTGCTGATCGACGGACTGGAGAGGGCGGGGTGGAAGGTCCCGAGCCCGCAAGCGACCATGTTCGTCTGGGCAGAGATCCCCGAGCCGCACCGCGAAGCCGGCTCGCTGGAGTTCGCCAAGTTCCTCATCAAAGAGGCCAAAGTCGCAGTTTCACCGGGAATCGGGTTCGGCCGCGAAGGGGATCGCTTTGTGCGGTTCGCTTTGGTGGAAAACGAGCACCGCATTCGCCAGGCGACGCGCGGAATCCGCAAGGCTCTCGGGGCATGA